From Corynebacterium frankenforstense DSM 45800, the proteins below share one genomic window:
- a CDS encoding alpha/beta hydrolase — translation MDTSEPELTTSAPQHVPAPRYSLSTKASARAGWALTSLPPAILRLLGTRINSSGDELDGDVAASLRALEIIHGKDFADLPVGEGRAMIDEEAYLGAGKTMDVGSVVAQTIGGVPVRQYRPRGFESTDRVLPAVVYLHGGGWVLGSLDSHDSTCRWLCNRAGVSVISVDYRLAPEAPFPAGLEDAATVLRAAMTTEAVPGVDPQRVVIAGDSAGGNLSAAVCLKFKQEGLPQPLLQMLFVPATNLAEFSTDSHREFADGLFLTRKQMEWYRNHYVGSAEAAADPLVSPLLAEDVSGVAPAYVAVAGFDPLRDEGEAYAEKLEAAGVPVTCRRHRGLVHPFVNSTGVWRNARAALDDAVEAVKAAVAG, via the coding sequence ATGGATACTAGTGAACCCGAACTCACCACTTCGGCGCCGCAGCACGTTCCCGCGCCCCGGTACTCGCTTTCGACGAAGGCGTCGGCGAGGGCGGGCTGGGCGCTGACGTCACTGCCGCCCGCGATCCTCCGCCTCCTCGGCACCCGGATCAACTCCTCCGGGGACGAGTTGGACGGGGACGTGGCGGCGTCGCTGAGAGCACTCGAGATCATCCACGGCAAGGACTTCGCCGACCTGCCGGTGGGTGAGGGGCGCGCGATGATCGACGAGGAGGCCTACCTCGGAGCCGGGAAGACGATGGACGTCGGCAGCGTCGTTGCACAGACGATCGGAGGAGTTCCCGTGCGCCAGTACCGGCCACGCGGGTTCGAGTCCACCGACCGCGTGCTGCCGGCCGTCGTGTACCTGCACGGCGGCGGATGGGTCCTGGGGTCGCTGGATTCCCACGACAGCACCTGTCGCTGGTTGTGCAACCGCGCGGGGGTGTCGGTGATCTCCGTGGATTACCGGCTGGCCCCGGAGGCTCCCTTCCCCGCCGGTCTGGAGGATGCCGCCACCGTGCTGCGCGCCGCGATGACCACGGAGGCGGTACCAGGCGTGGATCCACAGCGCGTGGTGATCGCGGGGGACTCGGCGGGCGGCAATCTGTCTGCCGCCGTGTGCCTCAAGTTCAAGCAGGAGGGACTGCCGCAGCCGCTGCTCCAGATGCTTTTCGTGCCCGCGACGAACCTCGCGGAGTTCTCCACCGACAGCCACCGGGAATTCGCCGACGGGCTGTTCCTCACGCGCAAACAGATGGAGTGGTACCGCAACCACTACGTCGGATCGGCGGAGGCTGCCGCCGACCCTCTGGTGTCGCCGTTGCTCGCGGAGGATGTCTCGGGCGTTGCCCCCGCCTATGTGGCCGTGGCCGGGTTCGACCCACTGCGCGATGAGGGCGAGGCCTACGCCGAAAAACTCGAGGCCGCCGGGGTGCCTGTGACCTGCCGGCGCCACCGTGGACTCGTCCATCCGTTCGTGAACTCGACCGGCGTGTGGCGCAACGCACGAGCGGCCCTCGACGACGCCGTCGAGGCGGTGAAGGCTGCCGTCGCAGGATAG
- a CDS encoding M48 family metallopeptidase, with protein MSSQPEVRVIRSARRRRTVQARWRDGVVEVRVPAAMTPAEEAEAVEGIVAKLRRRSGSAPLSDAALAARADRLNEAHLEGRARYSSVRWVSNQNTRWGSCTQATGAVRISDRLRQVPDYVLDAVLVHELAHTFVPGGHTAQFHEWADRAPHLERARGFLEAYQRFGPGTAAGAGE; from the coding sequence ATGTCGAGTCAGCCCGAGGTGCGCGTGATCCGTTCGGCGCGGCGCCGCCGCACCGTGCAGGCGCGGTGGCGCGACGGCGTGGTCGAGGTGCGCGTGCCCGCGGCCATGACGCCGGCCGAGGAGGCCGAGGCCGTCGAGGGCATCGTGGCGAAGTTGCGGCGGCGTTCCGGTTCGGCGCCGCTTTCCGACGCCGCGTTGGCCGCCCGTGCGGACCGGCTCAACGAGGCACACCTGGAGGGCCGCGCCCGGTACAGCTCGGTGCGGTGGGTGAGCAACCAGAACACGCGCTGGGGCTCGTGCACCCAGGCGACGGGGGCGGTGCGCATCAGCGACCGGCTGCGGCAGGTGCCGGACTACGTGCTCGACGCGGTGCTCGTTCACGAGCTGGCGCACACCTTCGTGCCCGGCGGGCACACCGCGCAGTTCCACGAGTGGGCCGACCGGGCGCCGCACCTGGAGCGGGCCCGCGGTTTCCTCGAGGCCTACCAGCGCTTCGGCCCGGGTACCGCGGCCGGCGCGGGGGAGTAG
- a CDS encoding ATP-dependent DNA helicase UvrD2 — MTIDLSALDEDQRVAATAPRGPVCILAGAGTGKTRTITYRIAHLIDSGFVSPTRVLAVTFTQRAAGEMRDRLATMGVGGVQARTFHAAALRQLRYFWPQVAGELPWKLIDNKFPLMGRAARAVGLQTTTETVRDLLGEIEWAKSCLLTPDAYAEEIEGSDRTPPAPAKKVAEVYRRYEEMKNRPDGMLLDFEDLLLHTAAALENSAAVAEEFREQYRSFVVDEYQDVTPLQQRVLKAWLGDRDDLTVVGDANQTIYSFTGASPDYLLNFSRDYPEATVVKLQRDYRSTPQVVDLANTVISRAHGRMAGTRLELRGMREPGPEPEFHEYPDEPTEAREVAGQILTLLDRGVPASEIAVLYRVNAQSAEFEQALSDAGIVYQVRGGEGFFQRPEIRQAVTALVRAANSDAAAQLDAVPLGQAVRHVLAPLGLTPTEPAGAQARERWQLLGALADLADQLAATDPELKFPGLLAELRRRAESRQPPTVEGVTLASLHAAKGLEWDAVFLVGLVEKTLPISHAIKAGDHQIEEERRLFYVGITRAREHLHLSWAQARQEGGRASRKRTRFLDGVLPETADSAPAGRSRKGSRPHRCRVCGRPLHTSTEKVLGRHEECPSDMDDAVFEGLREWRSAQAREHDVPAYIIFTDATLIAIAEAMPRTVTELLDISGVGPVKVQRFGEDLLSVIAGYDRN, encoded by the coding sequence ATGACGATCGACCTCTCCGCCCTGGACGAGGACCAGCGCGTCGCCGCGACCGCCCCGCGCGGGCCCGTGTGCATCCTCGCCGGCGCCGGCACCGGCAAGACCCGCACGATCACCTACCGCATCGCCCACCTCATCGACTCCGGCTTCGTCAGCCCCACCCGCGTGCTGGCCGTGACCTTCACCCAGCGCGCCGCCGGCGAGATGCGCGACCGCCTGGCCACCATGGGCGTCGGCGGGGTGCAGGCGCGCACCTTCCACGCCGCTGCGCTGCGCCAGTTGCGCTACTTCTGGCCCCAGGTCGCCGGCGAGCTGCCCTGGAAGCTGATCGACAACAAGTTCCCGCTGATGGGCCGCGCCGCCCGCGCGGTCGGCCTGCAGACGACCACCGAGACGGTGCGCGACCTGCTCGGCGAGATCGAGTGGGCTAAGTCCTGCCTGCTGACCCCGGACGCCTACGCCGAGGAGATCGAGGGCTCCGACCGCACCCCGCCGGCGCCGGCGAAGAAGGTCGCCGAGGTCTACCGCCGCTACGAGGAGATGAAGAACCGCCCCGACGGCATGCTGCTCGACTTCGAGGACCTGCTGCTCCACACCGCCGCCGCCCTGGAGAACTCCGCGGCGGTGGCCGAGGAGTTCCGCGAGCAGTACCGCAGCTTCGTCGTCGACGAGTACCAGGACGTCACCCCGCTGCAGCAGCGGGTGCTCAAGGCCTGGCTCGGCGACCGCGACGACCTGACCGTGGTCGGCGACGCGAACCAGACGATCTACTCGTTCACCGGCGCCAGCCCCGACTACCTGCTGAACTTCTCCCGGGACTACCCCGAGGCCACGGTGGTCAAGCTGCAGCGCGACTACCGCTCCACCCCGCAGGTGGTGGACCTGGCCAACACGGTCATCTCCCGGGCCCACGGCCGGATGGCCGGCACCCGCCTGGAGCTGCGCGGCATGCGCGAGCCCGGCCCCGAGCCGGAGTTCCACGAGTACCCCGACGAGCCCACCGAGGCCCGCGAGGTCGCCGGCCAGATCCTGACGCTGCTCGACCGCGGGGTGCCCGCCTCCGAGATCGCGGTGCTCTACCGCGTCAACGCCCAGTCCGCCGAGTTCGAGCAGGCGCTCTCCGACGCCGGCATCGTCTACCAGGTCCGCGGCGGGGAGGGTTTCTTCCAGCGCCCGGAGATCCGCCAGGCGGTCACGGCCCTGGTGCGCGCGGCCAACTCGGACGCCGCCGCCCAGCTCGACGCCGTGCCGCTGGGCCAGGCGGTGCGCCACGTGCTCGCCCCGCTGGGCCTGACGCCCACCGAGCCCGCCGGCGCGCAGGCCCGCGAGCGCTGGCAGCTGCTGGGGGCACTCGCGGACCTGGCCGACCAGCTGGCCGCCACCGACCCGGAGCTGAAGTTCCCCGGCCTGCTCGCCGAGCTGCGCCGGCGTGCCGAGTCCCGCCAGCCCCCGACGGTGGAGGGGGTGACCCTGGCCAGCCTGCACGCGGCCAAGGGCCTGGAGTGGGACGCGGTCTTCCTGGTCGGCCTGGTGGAGAAGACCCTGCCGATCAGCCACGCGATCAAGGCCGGCGACCACCAGATCGAGGAGGAGCGCCGCCTGTTCTACGTCGGCATCACGCGTGCGCGCGAGCACCTGCACCTGTCCTGGGCGCAGGCCCGCCAGGAAGGCGGGCGCGCCTCGCGCAAGCGCACCCGCTTCCTCGACGGGGTGCTGCCGGAGACCGCCGACTCCGCTCCGGCGGGACGCTCCCGCAAGGGCTCGCGACCGCACCGCTGCCGGGTTTGCGGCCGCCCGCTGCACACGAGCACCGAGAAGGTGCTCGGCCGCCACGAGGAGTGCCCCTCCGACATGGACGACGCCGTCTTCGAGGGCCTGCGCGAGTGGCGCTCCGCCCAGGCCCGCGAGCACGACGTGCCGGCCTACATCATCTTCACCGACGCCACCCTGATCGCCATCGCCGAGGCGATGCCGCGCACCGTCACCGAGCTGCTGGACATCTCCGGTGTGGGCCCGGTCAAGGTGCAGCGCTTCGGGGAAGACCTGCTGAGCGTGATCGCCGGATACGACCGGAACTGA
- a CDS encoding zinc-dependent metalloprotease: protein MTSGGFGFTFGNNDDDDDNDRDKRGDQNPFGAFFPGAGAGGAGAGGLGDILNQFGQMLSGMGSSMNSPEGAGPVNYEMAMRIARQELTGKSGGVREQDTTAVEESVRLAELWLDDATTLPASGSRPVAWTPENWLEGTLPMWKRMVTPVAEHMNEAQLESLPEEARQMIGPMAQMMQQMSGMNFGMQLGHALGELAGQALTGSDLGLPVAPEGTTALLPGNIHAIAADLDVPAQEVLVYIAAREAARQRLFRHVPWLVERLVSSVEEYAAGLVIDTSHIEEAARGLNLESGDPQAIQEAMQQLQNMDLSPRISSRNAAAVSRLETLLALVEGWVEQVVTNAMGERIPSTAAMNEAWRRRRATGGSAEKAFAKVVGIEFGAPKVSEAMELWRRAEVAVGVERRDAVWNHPDFLPTAEDLDNSAEFIDGLLDDSGAEGFDPISEIEELERRLAEEEEKNRGEADADGNTSDGDGADEDDSNGKSDNGDGADGADGKGDKPAE, encoded by the coding sequence ATGACTTCAGGCGGATTCGGTTTTACCTTCGGCAACAACGACGATGACGACGACAACGACCGCGACAAGCGCGGCGACCAGAACCCCTTCGGCGCCTTCTTCCCCGGCGCCGGGGCGGGCGGCGCCGGTGCGGGCGGTTTAGGCGACATCCTCAACCAGTTCGGGCAGATGCTCTCCGGGATGGGCTCGTCGATGAACTCGCCGGAGGGCGCCGGCCCCGTCAACTACGAGATGGCCATGCGCATCGCCCGCCAGGAGCTGACCGGCAAGTCCGGCGGCGTGCGCGAGCAGGACACCACGGCCGTCGAGGAGTCCGTGCGGCTGGCCGAGCTGTGGCTTGACGACGCCACGACGCTCCCGGCCTCCGGTTCCCGCCCCGTGGCGTGGACGCCCGAGAACTGGCTCGAGGGCACCCTGCCGATGTGGAAGCGCATGGTCACCCCGGTCGCCGAGCACATGAACGAGGCCCAGCTGGAGTCCCTGCCCGAGGAGGCCCGCCAGATGATCGGGCCGATGGCGCAGATGATGCAGCAGATGTCCGGGATGAACTTCGGCATGCAGCTCGGCCACGCCCTCGGCGAGCTCGCCGGCCAGGCGCTGACCGGCTCGGACCTCGGCCTGCCCGTCGCACCGGAGGGCACCACCGCGCTGCTGCCGGGCAACATCCACGCCATCGCCGCCGACCTGGACGTGCCCGCCCAGGAGGTGCTCGTCTACATCGCCGCGCGCGAGGCCGCCCGCCAGCGCCTCTTCCGCCACGTGCCCTGGCTGGTCGAGCGGCTGGTCTCCTCCGTCGAGGAGTACGCCGCCGGCCTGGTCATCGACACCTCCCACATCGAGGAGGCCGCCCGCGGGCTGAACCTGGAGTCCGGCGACCCGCAGGCCATCCAGGAGGCCATGCAGCAGCTGCAGAACATGGACCTCTCCCCGCGCATCAGCTCGCGCAACGCCGCGGCGGTCTCGCGGCTGGAGACGCTGCTGGCCCTGGTCGAGGGCTGGGTCGAGCAGGTGGTCACCAACGCCATGGGCGAGCGCATCCCCTCGACGGCCGCGATGAACGAGGCGTGGCGCCGCCGCCGGGCCACCGGTGGCTCGGCGGAGAAGGCCTTCGCCAAGGTCGTCGGCATCGAGTTCGGCGCGCCGAAGGTCTCCGAGGCCATGGAGCTGTGGCGCCGCGCGGAGGTCGCCGTGGGCGTCGAGCGCCGCGACGCCGTGTGGAACCACCCCGACTTCCTGCCGACGGCCGAGGACCTGGACAACTCCGCGGAGTTCATCGACGGCCTGCTCGACGACAGCGGCGCCGAGGGCTTCGACCCGATCAGCGAGATCGAGGAGCTCGAGCGCCGGCTGGCAGAGGAGGAGGAGAAGAACCGCGGCGAGGCCGACGCCGACGGGAACACCTCCGACGGTGACGGCGCCGACGAGGACGACTCGAACGGCAAGAGCGACAACGGCGACGGTGCGGACGGCGCGGATGGCAAGGGCGACAAGCCCGCCGAGTAG
- a CDS encoding YlbL family protein: MPVVALAALVSLDHVPGTDYSLTVPYVAEGPGPSFDTLGEVDGEEVIALEGVEEEDTGGQLNMTTVAVRSQLTLAQALGRWLFSDDTLVPAEQVFPSDMTREEIDRSNQVAFSSSEAAATTAALTHLDRPLVVEVAGVLDDTSASGVVEEGDRLLAVDGKKVERPGAVRDAVLEHEPGDEVTLTLSRGGEEREETITLGESPEDPERPLLGVLMGAASADGIQVDYNLQDIGGPSAGMIFSLAVIDKLTPGALTGGHFVAGTGTIDEDGSVGEIGGIEHKVRAARDLGAELFLAPAGNCSALAGQDTGDMTVAKVADLDDAIDAMDDFAAGREVTTCD; the protein is encoded by the coding sequence GTGCCCGTCGTGGCACTGGCCGCCCTGGTCTCGCTGGACCATGTCCCGGGCACCGACTACTCGCTGACCGTGCCCTACGTCGCGGAGGGCCCCGGGCCCAGCTTCGACACCCTCGGCGAGGTCGACGGCGAGGAGGTCATCGCCCTCGAGGGCGTCGAGGAGGAGGACACCGGCGGCCAGCTCAACATGACCACCGTCGCGGTGCGCTCGCAGCTCACCCTCGCCCAGGCGCTGGGCCGCTGGCTGTTCAGCGACGACACGCTGGTGCCCGCCGAGCAGGTCTTCCCCTCGGACATGACGCGCGAGGAGATCGACCGCTCCAACCAGGTGGCCTTCTCCTCCTCCGAGGCCGCGGCCACCACCGCCGCGCTGACGCATCTGGACCGCCCCCTGGTCGTGGAGGTCGCCGGCGTGCTCGACGACACCTCGGCCTCCGGCGTGGTCGAGGAGGGCGACCGGCTGCTCGCCGTCGACGGGAAGAAGGTGGAGCGCCCCGGCGCGGTGCGCGACGCGGTGCTGGAGCACGAACCCGGCGACGAGGTCACCCTGACGCTCTCGCGCGGCGGGGAGGAGCGCGAGGAGACGATCACCCTCGGCGAGAGCCCCGAGGACCCCGAGCGCCCGCTGCTGGGCGTGCTGATGGGCGCGGCCTCGGCCGACGGCATCCAGGTCGACTACAACCTGCAGGACATCGGCGGCCCGAGCGCGGGCATGATCTTCTCGCTGGCCGTCATCGACAAGCTGACCCCGGGCGCGCTGACCGGCGGGCACTTCGTGGCCGGCACCGGCACCATCGACGAGGACGGCTCCGTCGGCGAGATCGGCGGCATCGAGCACAAGGTGCGTGCCGCCCGCGACCTGGGCGCCGAGCTCTTCCTCGCGCCCGCGGGCAACTGCTCCGCGCTGGCCGGCCAGGACACCGGCGACATGACGGTGGCCAAGGTCGCCGACCTGGACGACGCGATCGACGCGATGGACGACTTCGCCGCCGGCCGCGAGGTCACCACCTGCGACTGA
- a CDS encoding PPA1309 family protein produces MLEAVDFVHAEGWDAQPTLFGLVPSRLLADQVADVEEDPLTLVVQEGLPEGITPGSGELLDYLGRIAWPGEVAGAVLAQEIVFRDSSAGAESETYRARLFSGVLRSGAELTLLQRRPTEAELEERGPFAEDEIDLRGGPGVAPGVIALLRQGLEQDPTFGEG; encoded by the coding sequence ATGCTCGAGGCCGTCGACTTCGTCCACGCGGAGGGCTGGGACGCGCAGCCGACGCTGTTCGGGCTGGTGCCCTCCCGGCTGCTGGCGGACCAGGTCGCCGACGTCGAGGAGGACCCGCTGACCCTGGTCGTCCAGGAGGGCCTGCCCGAGGGCATCACGCCCGGCTCCGGTGAGCTGCTCGACTACCTCGGCCGCATCGCCTGGCCCGGCGAGGTCGCCGGCGCGGTGCTCGCCCAGGAGATCGTCTTCCGCGACTCCTCGGCCGGCGCGGAGTCCGAGACCTACCGCGCGCGCCTCTTCTCCGGGGTGCTGCGCTCGGGCGCGGAGCTGACCCTGCTGCAGCGCCGCCCCACCGAGGCCGAGCTCGAGGAGCGCGGCCCCTTCGCCGAGGACGAGATCGACCTGCGCGGCGGGCCCGGCGTGGCCCCCGGGGTCATCGCGCTGCTGCGCCAGGGCCTCGAGCAGGACCCGACCTTCGGCGAGGGCTAG
- a CDS encoding UPF0182 family protein encodes MRRPNKAISTTIAVIAVLVILAPVLIGVYTDWLWFGEVDFRGVFTKVVVVRIILFVVFALLAGAIAFAAGFLTWRNRPRELGDTDLNSPVHQYRMVIERSVRLLLIGVPVIVGLFAGVFGQSTWRTVMMFLNRQDFGSADAQFGKDLGFYAFQLPFLELVASSLSTILIVAFLIALVGYYLLGGIRVGNQATGVRGTVSRPARIQLMVTAGLWMLVKVFQYWLDRFGLLINENQTFTGASYTDVHAQLPAKIILMVIGLVVAFAFFSAVVLKDLRVPALATVLMVVSALVVGAAWPLMLERFSVNPNRQQKEAEFIARNIEATREAYGLTDDKVTYLDNWGADGASNEKVANDEETISNIRLLDPEILSPTFTQQQQLRNFYGFPDTLAVDRYEVDGETRDFVVAARELDPNALRENQQDWINRHTVYTHGNGFIAAPGNQVDEVARDVGSTRGGYPVYTVSDLQSNEVAREKEATEELGIKVDQPRIYFGPVIASANDGADYAIVGADTEEPVEYDTDNSSYTYTGSGGVGIGNWINRLAFAGKYQEMNLILSDRVGGDSKIIFDRDPRTRVEKVAPWLTTDSKTYPAVVDGRVKWIVDGYTTLDSLPYSTQTSLQGATEDALNPDGTSQRLVYDEVGYIRNSVKATVDAYDGTVELYEFDSEDPVLKAWEGIFPDTVKPKSEISDELREHLRYPEDLFKVQRELLTRYHVDDPTVFFTNDAFWSVPGDPTAAEENQSLAQPPYYVTARDPRDENGEASFQLITPFRGLNREFLSAHMTVTSDPDNYGEITVRVLPTNTQTQGPKQAQDTMMSSDEIARDRTLWQNTTDLHNGNLLTLPVGGGEILYVEPVYSQRKGQESAFPKLLRVLVSYKGQVGYAPTISEALQQVGINPKAAQDITEIEGDGDGEAGGDAEDQKSGEADKDTEETTGPSAPAGGSGAEGDAIQRINDALNGLEKARGGSHEEYGKALDELDKAVEAYRQAEGN; translated from the coding sequence ATGCGGCGCCCGAACAAGGCGATCAGCACCACCATCGCGGTGATCGCCGTGCTGGTGATCCTGGCCCCGGTGCTCATCGGGGTCTACACCGACTGGCTCTGGTTCGGGGAGGTGGACTTCAGGGGCGTGTTCACCAAGGTCGTGGTCGTGCGCATCATCCTCTTCGTGGTGTTCGCGCTGCTCGCCGGGGCGATCGCCTTCGCCGCGGGCTTCTTGACCTGGCGCAACCGGCCCCGGGAACTCGGTGACACCGACCTGAACTCGCCGGTGCACCAGTACCGCATGGTCATCGAGCGCTCCGTGCGCCTGCTGCTGATCGGCGTGCCGGTCATCGTCGGGCTGTTCGCCGGCGTCTTCGGCCAGTCGACCTGGCGGACCGTGATGATGTTCCTCAACCGGCAGGACTTCGGCTCCGCGGACGCGCAGTTCGGCAAGGACCTCGGCTTCTACGCCTTCCAGCTGCCGTTCCTGGAGCTCGTCGCCTCGTCGCTGTCGACGATCCTCATCGTCGCCTTCCTCATCGCGCTGGTGGGCTACTACCTGCTCGGCGGCATCCGCGTGGGCAACCAGGCCACCGGCGTGCGCGGCACCGTCAGCCGGCCGGCGCGCATCCAGCTGATGGTCACCGCCGGGCTGTGGATGCTGGTCAAGGTCTTCCAGTACTGGCTCGACCGCTTCGGCCTGCTGATCAACGAGAACCAGACCTTCACCGGCGCCAGCTACACCGACGTGCACGCCCAGCTGCCGGCCAAGATCATCCTGATGGTCATCGGCCTGGTCGTCGCCTTCGCCTTCTTCTCCGCCGTGGTGCTCAAGGACCTGCGCGTGCCGGCCCTGGCCACCGTGCTCATGGTCGTCTCCGCGCTCGTTGTCGGCGCCGCCTGGCCGCTGATGCTGGAGCGCTTCTCGGTCAACCCGAACCGCCAGCAGAAGGAGGCCGAGTTCATCGCCCGCAACATCGAGGCGACGCGCGAGGCCTACGGGCTGACCGACGACAAGGTCACCTACCTGGACAACTGGGGCGCGGACGGCGCGAGCAACGAGAAGGTCGCCAACGACGAGGAGACCATCTCCAACATCCGCCTGCTGGACCCGGAGATCCTCTCGCCGACGTTCACCCAGCAACAGCAGCTGCGCAACTTCTACGGCTTCCCGGACACCCTGGCGGTGGACCGCTACGAGGTCGACGGCGAGACCCGCGACTTCGTGGTCGCCGCCCGTGAGCTCGACCCGAACGCGCTGCGCGAGAACCAGCAGGACTGGATCAACCGCCACACCGTCTACACCCACGGCAACGGCTTCATCGCCGCGCCGGGCAACCAGGTCGACGAGGTCGCCCGCGACGTCGGCTCCACCCGCGGCGGCTACCCCGTCTACACGGTCTCGGACCTGCAGAGCAACGAGGTCGCCCGCGAGAAGGAGGCCACCGAGGAGCTCGGCATCAAGGTCGACCAGCCGCGCATCTACTTCGGCCCGGTCATCGCCTCGGCCAACGACGGCGCGGACTACGCGATCGTCGGCGCCGACACCGAGGAGCCCGTCGAGTACGACACGGACAACTCGAGCTACACCTACACCGGCTCGGGCGGCGTGGGCATCGGCAACTGGATCAACCGCCTGGCCTTCGCCGGCAAGTACCAGGAGATGAACCTGATCCTGTCCGACCGCGTCGGCGGGGACTCCAAGATCATCTTCGACCGCGACCCGCGCACCCGCGTGGAGAAGGTCGCCCCCTGGCTGACCACGGACTCCAAGACCTACCCGGCCGTCGTCGACGGGCGCGTGAAGTGGATCGTGGACGGCTACACCACGCTGGACTCGCTGCCGTACTCGACGCAGACCTCGCTGCAGGGTGCGACCGAGGACGCGCTGAACCCGGACGGCACCAGCCAGCGCCTGGTCTACGACGAGGTCGGCTACATCCGTAACTCGGTCAAGGCCACCGTCGACGCCTACGACGGCACCGTGGAGCTCTACGAGTTCGACTCCGAGGACCCGGTGCTCAAGGCCTGGGAGGGCATCTTCCCGGACACCGTCAAGCCGAAGAGCGAGATCTCCGACGAGCTGCGCGAGCACCTGCGCTACCCGGAGGACCTCTTCAAGGTCCAGCGTGAGCTGCTCACCCGCTACCACGTCGACGACCCGACGGTGTTCTTCACCAACGACGCGTTCTGGTCCGTGCCCGGCGACCCGACGGCCGCCGAGGAGAACCAGAGCCTGGCCCAGCCGCCGTACTACGTCACCGCGCGCGACCCGCGCGACGAGAACGGCGAGGCGTCCTTCCAGCTGATCACCCCGTTCCGCGGCCTGAACCGTGAGTTCCTCTCCGCGCACATGACGGTGACCTCGGACCCCGACAACTACGGCGAGATCACCGTGCGCGTGCTGCCGACGAACACGCAGACGCAGGGCCCGAAGCAGGCGCAGGACACGATGATGTCCTCCGACGAGATCGCCCGTGACCGCACGCTGTGGCAGAACACCACGGACCTGCACAACGGCAACCTGCTGACCCTGCCGGTCGGCGGCGGCGAGATCCTCTACGTCGAGCCGGTCTACTCGCAGCGCAAGGGCCAGGAGTCCGCGTTCCCGAAGCTGCTGCGCGTGCTGGTCTCCTACAAGGGCCAGGTCGGCTACGCGCCGACGATCTCCGAGGCGCTGCAGCAGGTCGGCATCAACCCGAAGGCCGCCCAGGACATCACCGAGATCGAGGGTGACGGCGACGGCGAGGCCGGCGGCGACGCCGAGGACCAGAAGTCCGGCGAGGCCGACAAGGACACCGAGGAGACGACCGGCCCGTCCGCGCCGGCCGGCGGCTCGGGTGCCGAGGGCGACGCCATCCAGCGCATCAACGACGCCCTCAACGGCCTGGAGAAGGCCCGGGGCGGCTCCCACGAGGAGTACGGCAAGGCTCTCGACGAGCTGGACAAGGCGGTGGAGGCCTACCGCCAGGCCGAGGGCAACTAG